GAGTCGGCGCTCGCACACATCACGACCTACGGCTCGAAGCACACGGAGTCGATCGTCACCGACGATTCGGATCGTGCAGACGAGTTCATGCGGAGTCTCGACTCGGCGAGCGTGTTCCACAACGCCTCGACCCGGTTCGCCGACGGCTACCGGTTCGGGCTCGGCGCCGAAGTGGGCATCAGCACCGGTAAGATCCACGCCAGAGGACCAGTCGGTCTCGAGGGGCTGACGACCTACCAGTACTACCTCGAGGGCGACGGCCACCGCGTCGCGACCTACGCCGGCGAGGACGCCAAACCGTTCCTCCACGAAGAAATCGAAGACAATTAATCCGCGAGCGAAGCGACGCGGTCTGATTTTCGTCGTCCGGTTCAGTCGTCGGCAACGGCGAACAGACCGTCCGAATCGACCTCGAGACCGTCGTTCGCGGCGGCTGCCGACTCGGAAGCGGTTTCGGTATCGGGCTCGAGCGGCGTCATCTCGACGACGAGACCCCCGGTATCGATCGATGCCGAGACGGCGTCGACGCGGCGACGGTACTCCGTCGCGTGCTTGCTCGAGGTGTTGATTCGAACGCGCTCTTCGAGCAGGTCGACGGCCGCGAGCGCCTCGACTTTTCGGTACGCCGTCGAACTCGGAATGTCACACCTATCAGACAGTTCAGTGGCGGTGAGCGATTCCTCGCGCGTTGCCTCGAGGATGGCCCGACAGTCGGGATCGGTGAGCGCCTCGAGGACGGTCTGTGCGTCTTCGGAGTCCTCGAGAACGGTCGACCGCCGCCGGGTCTGAGAGAAGGTCGTGCTCATTGTCTTAGATACTACTATCACCGCCGCCGACACCAATTGAATCCCCACAAATACAGGGTGGTTTATGAGGGGGCGAGTGACTCGGCTGTGACGGACACCGACGCCAGCGCAGAATTTAGGAGGCAAGCCCCCACAGTAGGAGACAATGCCCTCGGGGATTCGAGCGGAGGTGAAACTCATCGATCCGGACGGCTGTGTCGTAACCCAGGCCGCGACAGCGGCGAGCGGGACCGTCCAGTCCGTCTCGAAGAGCGTGAACCCGGACCGACCCGAACGCGTCTCCGAGGAGTTCGTGCTACAGGCTGGAGAGTACCCCGACGAATTCGAGACCGACGTCGAGCTCTCGTCGGTCTTTTCGTACGGCTCGAGCGAGGTGTACCGGTTCGATCGAGAACTCGGCCGGGGCTGTCCCTGCGAACGTATCGAACGCCACGATTCGCCCGTCATCGACGTTCACGCAGACGAATCCGCGTTGTTCCTTACCTTTCACGCGCCGGACATGGAGGGGCTACAGGCGATTATCGGCGATTTGCGTCGTCGATACTCGAACCTCGACGTCCAGCGACTCTTGCAGTCACAGCAAGACCGCGCAGAACAGCAACTCGTCTTCGTCGATCGAAGCACGCTGACGGACCGGCAACTGGAGGTGTTGGAGACGGCCCACGGGATGGGCTACTTCGAGCATCCGAAACGAGCTAACGCCAGCGAAGTCGCGGACGAACTCGGAATTTCCGGAACGACGTTCAGCGAACACCTCTCGGCCGCCCAGACGAAACTACTCGATGCGATCCTCGAGTACGAATCGGGGTGATCGACGATGCGCGCCGGCCGCGCTCGAGTGACTCGATCAAGAAAGCTTCGGGAACTACTGGCGGTCGGCAGCGAACCGCAATCCTATATGCAATGGACACACAGGAGTGTACAACGACGAACAAGTCACAGGTTCGACCACCCTCATGAGTAGATACGAATTTACCTGTCCGGACTGCGAGCAAGCGATCGAGGTCAACGAGTCGATGCGCGAGGCCACGTTGGCCCACGGCTGTCCGGTCTGTAGCGCCGACGTCTCGGCCACGGATTTCGTTCAGAAACAACAGACGAACTGACGGCCGATCGCCGTTGCGTTAGGCCGATCGGTCGATATCCGTCCGACGGCCGTTGAGCGAGTCAGGCTCGAGCCGGTAGAGTTCGATGTCGAGGTCTTGTTTTCCGCGCGCCCAGATTTCGAACAGCGGGCGCTTCGCACTGCCGTACTGGGCGATCTGTTCCGGCGTCAGTTCCGACGGCGGGAGCGACTCGAGGACGCCGGTCGCGACGACGCTCCGATAGGTCTCGCCCTGTTCGTCGTAGACGACGAGTCGAGCCGACGGCGACGACTCGAGGAACTGTCGTTTCTCGCTTTCCGGCGTCGAGACGAGCCGCAGGTAGATCACTCGCTCGTCGGCGTCGTACCCGTAGGAAATGGGAATTGCGTAGGGTTCGTCCTCGCGCGCGAGCGAGAGTACCCCCGTTTCGTGCGCGGCGAGGAAGGCGTCGATCGCCTCGTCGGTCATCGCAGTCTCCTGATCGATAGCCATCGTTTCGGTGACTCGAGCAAGGGCGAACACGCTCTTTATAGTTGCCATCGCGCCGAGGGCCGAACGAGCGTTCGTACCCGGCCCGTAACGGGAGTCGACCGAACCGGTTCGGACCAAACGTCATCCGTCGTCGTTCCCAATTGCGTGCCGAATGACCGATTCCACGACTCGGAGCCCATCGTCGACCGAACGCGTCTCGCTCGAGACGCTCGAGGGAGAGCCACACGCGCGAGTCTTTGAGGGAGAGCCGAAAACGGTTCGGCTAACGCTGGCTGAAGGCCAACAGGTTCCGGCGCACGCCCATCCCGGTCGGCAGGTCGTGTTCCACGTACTCGAGGGGCGAATGACCGTCACGGTCGGCGAAGACCGCCACGAACTGCGCGCGGGCGAACTGCTCAGGTTCGACGGCGAGCGCGAGGTTTCGCCGAAAGCTCTCGAGCGAAGCGTTGCAATCGTGGTACTCGCCCAGAACGCGACCGAGTAGGCTCGAGCGCGGTTTGTGATCCGCAGTGACTCGCGTGTAGCTGGTAACTCGAGGTCAGATGCGAAGTCGCGGCACGATCCCAGCCGCGGATCCACAG
The sequence above is drawn from the Halostagnicola kamekurae genome and encodes:
- a CDS encoding winged helix-turn-helix domain-containing protein; translated protein: MSTTFSQTRRRSTVLEDSEDAQTVLEALTDPDCRAILEATREESLTATELSDRCDIPSSTAYRKVEALAAVDLLEERVRINTSSKHATEYRRRVDAVSASIDTGGLVVEMTPLEPDTETASESAAAANDGLEVDSDGLFAVADD
- a CDS encoding cupin domain-containing protein, which gives rise to MTDSTTRSPSSTERVSLETLEGEPHARVFEGEPKTVRLTLAEGQQVPAHAHPGRQVVFHVLEGRMTVTVGEDRHELRAGELLRFDGEREVSPKALERSVAIVVLAQNATE
- a CDS encoding pyridoxamine 5'-phosphate oxidase family protein codes for the protein MAIDQETAMTDEAIDAFLAAHETGVLSLAREDEPYAIPISYGYDADERVIYLRLVSTPESEKRQFLESSPSARLVVYDEQGETYRSVVATGVLESLPPSELTPEQIAQYGSAKRPLFEIWARGKQDLDIELYRLEPDSLNGRRTDIDRSA
- a CDS encoding helix-turn-helix domain-containing protein; amino-acid sequence: MPSGIRAEVKLIDPDGCVVTQAATAASGTVQSVSKSVNPDRPERVSEEFVLQAGEYPDEFETDVELSSVFSYGSSEVYRFDRELGRGCPCERIERHDSPVIDVHADESALFLTFHAPDMEGLQAIIGDLRRRYSNLDVQRLLQSQQDRAEQQLVFVDRSTLTDRQLEVLETAHGMGYFEHPKRANASEVADELGISGTTFSEHLSAAQTKLLDAILEYESG
- a CDS encoding DUF7560 family zinc ribbon protein; the protein is MSRYEFTCPDCEQAIEVNESMREATLAHGCPVCSADVSATDFVQKQQTN